One Camelina sativa cultivar DH55 chromosome 3, Cs, whole genome shotgun sequence genomic window carries:
- the LOC104778140 gene encoding uncharacterized protein LOC104778140, giving the protein MEDSSILKIRTYLEELAKDKRHSHFPSFILEGLQVLHVGKGIVRCKLTVTHHVLNEDGNFHTAAIGVLIELMGAAAVYSVGGSHASVDLNYSFYSTAKIQEDVKIEARLVGKMEDLKSAIIEIRREHDEELIATGRLRMRLLMTPFNLNIKQNGVDQVSKL; this is encoded by the exons ATGGAAGATTCGTCTATCCTCAAAATAAGAACGTATTTGGAAGAGCTGGCCAAAGATAAAAGACATTCCCACTTTCCCAGTTTCATTCTCGAAGGCCTTCAAGTCCTCCATGTTGGAAAGGGGATCGTACGGTGTAAATTGACCGTTACGCATCACGTTTTG AATGAAGACGGGAATTTTCACACTGCAGCGATTGGTGTGCTAATAGAGTTGATGGGAGCCGCCGCAGTGTACTCAGTTGGAGGATCCCATGCCTCAGTTGATCTCAACTATTCGTTCTACTCCACGGCCAAAATTCAA GAAGACGTAAAGATAGAAGCAAGATTAGTAGGGAAGATGGAAGATCTAAAATCAGCAATAATTGAGATTCGAAGAGAACACGATGAAGAACTCATAGCCACAGGTAGACTACGGATGAGGCTGTTGATGACACCATTTAACctaaatatcaaacaaaatggcGTCGATCAAGTTAGCAAGCTTTAA